The Gemmatimonadales bacterium nucleotide sequence AGGTGCCTCCCGTCAGTACGGTGACCCGCATCTATCGGGTTCCGATCATCTGCTGGAGCACGTCGTAGCGGCTCACGATCCCGATCAACTGGCCATTCTTCCGCACCAGGGCGGCCGGGCTCTCCCGGGTGAGCATGGAGCCGACCCGCTCGGTGGGCGTGCTGGCATCGACCTCGGGGAACGGCGCCTCCATGACCTCCCGCACCGGTCGGTCGAGCAGGGCAGGCTGGGAGAGGGCCCGGGTCATGAGGGATCCCTCGATCAAACCGCCCACCGACTCGCCGTTGTCCACCACCGGGATCTGGCTCACACTCCAGGTGCTCATGAGGTTGAGCGCCTGCCGCACGGCCGCGGCGGGCGCCACGCTCACCAGCGCCGGGGCATTGGCCGGCCGGCGCTCCAGCAGCTGCTCCACCGTCACCCGGGGTGCCTCGAGCATCTGGTTCTCCTGCATCCACTCGTCGCTGAACACCTTGGAGAGGTAGCGCTCCCCGGTATCGGCCAGGATGGTCACCACCAGCGCGGCCGGGTCGTCCACCTCCCGGGCCACCTCGAGGGCCAGCCACACGTTGAGGCCCGCCGAGCCGCCGGCCAGGATCCCCTCTTCGCGGGCGAGCCTCCGCGCCATCGTAAGTGACGTTCTGTCAGGAACTTGCCGGAATTCGTCGATCCAGTCGAACCACAGCGTGGTGGGGATCTTGTCCCCGCCGATTCCTTCCACCTTATAGGGATGTCCCTCGCCCAGCACCTTGCTCTGGTGATACTGGGTGTAGAGCGATCCGACCGGGTCTCCGGCGATGACGCGCACCTTGGGATTCTTCTCCTTGAGGTATTTGCCGGCGCCGCTGATGGTGCCGCCGGTGCCCGCCCCGGCCACGAAGTGGGTGATCTTCCCACCCGTCTGCTCCCAGATCTCGGGGCCGGTCGTCGCGTAATGGGCCTCGGGATTGATCGGGTTGTAGAACTGGTTCGCCAGGATGGCGCCGGGAGTCTCCCGGACCAGCTGTTTGGCCTTCATTACATAGTGGTCCGGGTGATCGGGTGGAACCGCGGTCGGCGTGATCACCACCTCCGCCCCATAGGCCTTGAGCAGCCGTACCTTCTCTTGCGACATCTTGTCCGGCATGGTGAAGATGCAGTGATAGCCTTTGAGGCTGGCAGCGATCGCCAGCCCGACGCCGGTGTTCCCGCTGGTGCCCTCGACGATGGTTCCGCCCTGCTTGAGCTCACCCCGCCGCTCCGCATCTTCGATGATCGCGAGGCCGATCCGATCCTTGACCGATCCGCCCGGGTTGACGTATTCCGCCTTACCGTAGACCGGCGTCCTGATCCCCCCGCCGATGCGGCCCAGCCGGATGAGCGGAGTCCATCCGATCGTCTCGAGCACCGAGTCATACGGGCGGAGATGCGGGTGGCTCATGGGGCCGTGCTCCGGGTCCGCGGGATGCGGAAGTGAATCGGCTGCAGGAAGGCGCCGGCGACCGGGCGGCCGTTCCGGAGCGCCGGCGAGAAGCGCAGCTTCGGCGCACCGGTCGTGGCCGCCGAATCCAGCGCGGGATATCCGCTCGACTCCGCCACTTTGGTTGATTCGGCCACGAGCGTTCCCCGTGAATCCGCGTACAGCCGGAGCACCACCCGGCCCTCGATCCCCTGCTCCCGCAGCGCCGCAGGATATTCCACCGGTGATACCGGGTTCACCGCCACCGGCGGCTGGTCCGCCGGATCGACGCTCACCGCGGCGGTCTCACCGGTGAGCCGGATCGTGCCATCATCCCGGGTGCGGCACGCGAGCCCGATCCCGAGGGCCAGCGCCGTCAGGATCACCTGGCGGCTCACCGACGATCCTCCGCCCGCCGCTTGAGATCCGCCAGCCGGTTGAGGGCCTCCAGCGGCGTCAGGGTGTCGACATCCAGCGCCCGGAGCTCGGCGAGCATCGGATCCGGCGGCGGCGGATCGACGAAGAGCACCAGCTGTCCCGGATCCCGCGGGGCGGGCGGGGCGCCGGGCACCACCCGGTGCTCACCTTCCAGGGTCGCCAGGATCTCCCGGGCCCGCAGCACGATCTGGTCCGGCAGCCCGGCGAGCTGCGCCACGTGGACGCCATAGGACCGGTCGGTGCCGCCCGGCTCGAGCCGGTGCAGGAAGATGACCGTATCGCCGGTCTCCCGCACGGCCACGTTGAAGTTTCGGGCGTGCTGCAGCCGCTCCGGAAGCTGCATCAGCTCATGATAGTGGGTGGCGAACATGGTCTTGCAGCCCACCCGGTCGTGCAGGTGCTCGGTCACGGCCCAGGCGATCGCCACGCCGTCGTAGGTCGAGGTGCCGCGGCCGATCTCGTCCAGCAGCACCAGGCTCCGGGCGGTGGCGTTGTGCAGGATGGCGCTGGTCTCGCTCATCTCCACCATGAAGGTGGACTGCCCCCGCGCCAGGTTGTCGCTCGCGCCTACCCGGGTAAAGAGCCGGTCTACCACCCCCACCGAGGCTTCGGCGGCCGGCACGAACGCACCCATCTGCGCCAGCACCACGCAGAGGCCGATCTGCCGCAGAATGGTCGACTTGCCCGCCATGTTGGGGCCGGTCACCAGCGCAACCCGCTCCGACTCGGTGAAGCGCGCGTCGTTGGGCATGAACGTCTCGCGCGGCATCATCCGCTCGATGACGGGATGCCGGCTCTCCCGGAGCACCAGATCGAACTGCTCCGACACCACCGGCCGCACGTAGCGGCCCGCCACCGCGCGATCGGCCAGCGCGGCCCACACGTCGAGCCGGGCGAGCACCCGGGCGGTCCGCTGAATCCGCCCGATGGCCTGGCCCACCGCCGCGCGGAGCGCGCCGAAGAGCTCCGCCTCCCGCGTCCCCATCCGCTCCTCGGCGCCGAGCACCTTGGCCTCGTGGTCCTTGAGCTCGGGAGTGACGTACCGCTCGGCGGACGCGAGCGTCTGACGGCGCTCGTAATCGGCCGGCACCTTGGCCGAGTGTGCGTTGGTGATCTCCAGGTAATAGCCGAAGACCTTGTTGAAGCCGACCTTGAGTGAGGAGATGCCGGTGCGCTCCCGCTCCCGCTGCTGCAATGAGGCGATATACTGGCGCCCCCCGTCCCGGAGCGAGCGAAGCTCGTCGAGCTCCCGATCGTAGCCGTGGCGGATCACTCCGCCGTCGGCGAGAGTCGGAGGCAAACGCGTTTCCAGCGCGGCCGTGAGCTCGGTCCCGAGATCGGCCAGGAGATCCAGCTCGTCTCCGGCGTCGCTCAAGGCGGCGGCGCGACCGCCGCCGGGGAGGGTCGAGGCGGCGAGGGAGCTCAATGCTTCGGCCACGTCGGGCAGCCGCTGAAACGAGTCCCGGAGGGCGCCGAGCTCCCGCGGGGTCGCGCGACCGGCCGCGGCCCGTCCGGCCAGGCGCTCGATGTCGCGCACACCGTCGAGCGCCTCCCGCAGGCGACCGCGGCCGCGCCCGTCCCGCACTGCCACTTCGACGGCGTCGAGTCGCTGGTTGATCTGCGCCGGGTGCCTGAGCGGAGAGAGCAGCCACTGACGCAGCAGCCGGGCGCCCATTGGCGTCACCGTGGCATCGACAGTCTCCAGCAGCGTGCACCCCCGGGCACCGGCCTGCAGCGGCTCGACCAGCTCCAAGTTGCGCCGGGTCATCTCGTCGAGCCAGAGGAACGCTTCGCTGCGCCGGACCAGCGGCCGGGCCAGATGCGGAAGCCCGGCGGGCTGCAGCTCGGTGAGGTAGCGCAGGAGCGCCCCCGCGGCTCCCAGCGCGGCGGCGTCGCCAGCACCGATGCCGAGCCCGTCCAGCGCGGCGAGGGAGAAGCGGCGGGCCAGCTCCTCGCGGGCGAGCTCCGGGTCGAACTCCCAGTGCTCACGCGGAGTGCGGAGGATGCCATCCGCCAGCGTCAGGGACAGGTCGGCCGGCAGTACGACCTCCGCCGGCCCCAGCCGTCCCAGCGCCTCGAGGAGATCGGCTACGGCGAGCGTCTCCAGCAGGAACTCGCCGGTACTGAGATCGATGGCCGCGAGTCCCATGGCCTCCTCGCCGCCGGACACCGCCACCAGGAAATTGTTCTTCGCGCCGGCGAGCCAACCCTCCTGGAGCAACGCGCCCGGAGTGACGGTCTCGACCACCTCGCGGCGAACCAGACCCTTGGCCAGCTTGGGATCCTCGACCTGCTCGCAGATGGCCACCCGGTGGCCGGCGCCGATCAGCAGCCGGAGATAATCGGCGGCCGCCTTGACCGGCACACCGGCGAGCGGCACCCCATCGCCCCGCGAGGTGAGGGTGATCTCCAGCACCCGGGCCGCGAGCTCGGCGTCCTCGTGGAACATTTCATAGAAGTCGCCGACCCGATAGAACAGGATGGTGTGGGGATGCTGCGCCTTCACCTCGCGCCAATGCTTGAGCATCGGCTGGGCAGAGCTGCCGGCCGGCTCGCGGCTCACGGCGGGGACAGGGTGGTTGAAGGGGAGGAGCGCGGCATGGCCAGGTGAATATAACAGCCGCCGCTGCGCCCTCACTGGGCCCGTTGGAGGCAGGAGGTTCCGCCACGATCCGCGGCCGCGGCGGGCCGCAGGGGACATCCCGGCTGCAACATAGCGGTATAGTTCAGCGAACCATCGCTCACCCCCTCTCCGAGACGCCGATGCCCCAGCCTTTCCACTTCGCCTTCTTCGTCCACGATCTCGCGTCCACTCGACGATTCTACGGCGAGATCCTCGGCTGCCGCCAAGGGCGCAGCACCGACACCTGGGTGGACTTCGATTTCTTCGGCAACCAGATCTCGGCCCATACCACCGGCACCGTCACACCGACCCAGAACACCGGACAGGTCGAAGGTATCAAGGTGCCGATGCCACATTTCGGCGCCCTCCTCCAGTGGGAGGAGTTCGGCGCGCTGCAGGAGCGCATCCACGCCGCCGGCCTGCCGTTCATTCTCGAGCCGCGGATCCGCTACGCCGGACAACCCGGCGAGCAGGCCACGATGTTCCTCCTCGACCCCAGCGGAAACGCACTGGAGTTCAAGAGTTTCCGCCACCCCGAGCACGTCTTCACGGCATGAGCGGCACCCCGGTCGCCGTGGTGGGCGGTGGCGTGATAGGAGCGAGTGTCGCGTATCACCTGGCCCTCCGCGGGATGCGCGACGTGGTCGTGCTGGACCGGAGCCCGGGGCCCGGCGAAGGCAGCACCGGGCGCGCCACCGGCGGATTCCGAGCGCAGTTCGGTACCGGCATCAACGTCCGGCTGTCGCTCCTCGCCCGGGAGAAGCTGCTCCGGTTCAGCCAGGAGATCGGGGTCGACCCGGGATACCTGCCGGCGGGATATCTCTGGCTCGCCACCACGGAAGCCGAGCTCGCGGAGCTCCGGGCGGGACGGCTGCTGCAGCGAGCGGAGGGGCTGCACGAGGCGGTGGAGGTCGACGCGGCGGACATCGCGCGGCTCAACCCCGCGCTCCGGCTGGACGGCGTGATCGGAGGGACGTTCTGCCCGACCGACGGCTTCATTCAGCCGAGACGCATCCTCGAGGGATACCTGGCGGCGGCCGAGCGGTGCGGCGTCCGGATCCAGTGGGGAACCGAGGTCACCGGCTTCGTCCAGCGGGAGGATGGCCGCATCGCTGGCGTCGAGACATCGCGCGGGAGGATCGACGTCGATGCCGTGGTGAACGCCGCGGGGGCCTGGGCTGCGTCGGTTGCGGATCTGGCCGGGATCGATCTGCCGGTCGTCCCGCTCCGCCGGCAGGTCGCGGTCACCACTCCCTGCGACCTGCTGCCGGCTACGATGCCGATGACACTTTTCGCCGGGGACGGATTCCACTTGAGGGTCCGCGACGGCCGGGTGATGCTGCTGCAGCCGAGCCCTGGGGTGCCGGGCCGTCCCTTCGACACTCGCGTCGATCGGGAGTGGATCGATGCGGTCACCGAGACCGCCCACCGTCGGCTGCCGGTGCTCCGGCGGGCCGCCATCGATCGAGCGGCGTGCTGGGCGGGCCTCTACGAGGTCTCCCCTGACAAGCATGCCATCGTGGGCGCGGCGCCGGGCTGCGGCAATCTCTTTCTGATCAACGGCTCCTCCGGACACGGCGTGATGCACGCTCCGGCCCTGGGTCAGCTGCTCGCCGAGATCATCTGCGATGGCAGGGCGTCCGCCCTGGATGTGACGGCGCTCCGACCGTCGAGGTTCGACGAGGGAGCGGCGGTGAGGGGACCGGGGATGCTCTGAGGAAGGTGGGGCAGGGTGAGGCAGGGTGGGGCAAGGTGAGGCAGGGTCACTGAACACACCGACTGGTTCAGTTGCCCTGCTCCACCCTGCCCCACCTTGCCTCACCTTGTCTCAACCGAATCCGTTTGCGCTGAATCGCTCGGCGCGCTGGTGTTCCGCCACTGCTCTACCTGCGATTGGAACTGGCTCGACAGCGCTGCCAGGTCCACCGTCGCGCTGTCCGAGCCTCCCTCCAGGCTCTTGACCCGCTCGAGCGCGACCGAGGCCTTGGCATAGCTGCTGTCCGCCTGCAGGGCGGCCTCATACGCCTGGCGCGCGGCTGCGGGGTGACCGGTGCGCTCCAGCGCGGTGCCGAGATTGTTCTGAAATACCGGGACGTTGCCGCGGATCTCGACCGCGCGGGCCAGCGGCGGCAGGGCCTCGTCGCTCCGTCCCTGCTGGATGTAGATGAAGCCGAGGTTGTTCATCGCCCAGGTGTCCTTGTCGTCGATGGCGATGGCGCGCTGGTAGGCGTCGATCGCCTCGGGGATCTCGCCCAGCTCGTGGTGGACCCGACCCAGCAGGCGGAGCCCGTCGTTGGACATCGGCTCGATCGCCAGCGCCTGCTTGACCCGCTCGAGCGCCTCCTTGGGTCTCGCGGTCTCCAGCAGTACACGCGCCGAGTTGAGCAGGCTCTTCCGATGGTTGGGATCGAGCCGGAGCGCCTGGTCGAACGCCTCCAGGGAGCTCTCCTGATCGCCGGCCTTCCAGGCGGAGAGTCCGAGCATGTAGAAGCCCCAGGCGTTCTCCGGATTGTGCGCGGTGTAACCGGTGAAGAGATCGGTGGCCTCGGTGTAGTTGCCCTGCCTGAACGCCAGCTCGGCGTCGTCGTAGGACACGTTCGCCGGCGCGCGCGTGGCGGATCCGGTGGTGCTGCTCGCTTCGGGGGTCGACGACGTCGCGGACGGCGTGACGGCGCCGCTCGAGATCGTGGTCGTGGCGGTTGTCGGCTTGTCCTTCCCACCGCAGCCGGTGGCGAGCGGTGCGAGCACGGCGGCGGCGAACAGGGAGAGACGGGTGGCGTTGCGGGACATCTGCTCCTCCTCATGGTGTGGCGCCTGGGGCGCGGTGGACTGCTGGCGCCTACCAGAAAGGCAAGCCGGCGGCCATCCTGGAGCAGATTGGCTAAGTGATCAATTCACAAGCTGTTGACTGGAGTGCCGCGAGCCGGCGGCGGGGTGTTAGTGTCCTCGTGGACACGCGTGCTGGATGGTGCTTGTGTCCGCTAGGACACGTCCTCCGAGGGCCGCCTCACGCCGTGGCGGCGCATGATCTTGAGCAGGCTCGCGTGATCGGCCAGCCCCAGCTCCTCGGCCGTTCGGGTGATCTGCCAGCCGTTCCGCTCCAATGCCGTGATCAGGATGCGTCGCTCGGCTTCCGCCTTGAGCTCCTGGAAGGTGCCGCCGCCCGCAGGAGTGCCTCGCCCGGTCTCCGCGCTCCGCATCTCTGGCGGCACCTCCGCCGGGCCCACCACCTCACCGTCCGCGGCGATGATCATCCGCTCCACCACGTTGCGGAGCTCGCGGACGTTGTTCCGACGCCACTCCCAGGCACTCAGGAGCTCGAGCGTCTCCGGCGCCAGGCGCTTCTTCCGAATGCCGAAGCTGCCGCAGATCGCGCTCGCCAGCTTCTGGGCGATCTCTGGCACGTCGGACAACCGGTCCCGCAGCGGCGGCACCTGCACCTGGTGGACGTTGAGCCGATAGTAGAGATCCTCCCGGAAGCTTCCCGCCGCCACCGCGGCGTCGAGATCGCGGTTGGTGGCCGCGACCACCCGGGCCTCCACCAGGACGGTGCGCGAGCCGCCGAGCCGGGTGACCCGGCGCTCTTCCAGCACCCGGAGCAGCTTGGCTTGGGAGGCGAGCGGCAGCTCTCCGATCTCGTCGAGGAACAGCGTCCCGCGCTCCGCCGCCTCGAAGGCACCCTTCCGGGTGGACGCGGCGCCGGTGAAGGCCCCGCGCTCGTGCCCGAACAGCTCACTCTCGATCAGACTCTCGGGCAGCGCCGCGCTGTTGATCGCCACGAACGGTGCGGCGGGATTGGGGCCGAGCCGGTGGAGCTCGCGGGCCACCAGCTCCTTTCCGGTGCCGCTCTCGCCCAGGATGAGCACGGTGCTGGGCACCGGTGCCACCCGGGCCACGACCTCGCGGAGTCGCGCCATCGCGGCGCTGCTTCCCACCAGCGAGCTGCCGGCGTCGAACCGGCGCCGCAGGGCGTCGACTTCGGCACGGAGGCGTCGGCGCTCGACCGCGCCCGCGATCTCCTGCGCCACCCGCTCCATCGGCTCCGACTTGTCGATGAATCCGTATGCGCCAAGCCGGATTGCCTGGATGCAGCGGTCGTAGTTGCCGGTCCCGGTGTACACGATGACGGGCACCTCGGAACCGCGGTGCTCCAGCACTCGCAGCACTTCGAAGCCGTCCATGCCCGGCATCTCCAGATCGAGCAGGATGCAGTCCACCGCCTCGCCGCCGAGGCGCTCGAGCGCCTGCCGCCCGTCCCCGGCAACGATGACCTCGTACCCCGCGATGCGCCGGAGATCGTAGGCGTACTGTTCGGCCATCGCGGGCACGTCGTCCACCACGAGAATGAGGGTCACGAGCCGGCTCCCCCCGCCGCGGGCAGCTCGATGACGGCCCGGGTGCCGGCGCCCGGGGCGGTCTCGATCCTGAGGCGGCCGTTCAGATCGAGCACCAGGCGGCGGACGATCGACAGACCGAGCCCGGTGCCGCCGTCCTTCGTCGTGTAGAAGTCGTCGAAGGCACGATCGAGCTCGGCCCGACTCATGCCAGGCCCATCGTCCGCCACCGTGATCCGCACCAGCCCGCCGCCGCCGTCCGCTGTGGCGGACTCGGTGATGACGGTGACGCCGCCGAATCCTCGCCCTGCCAGGCTCTCCACCGCGTTACCTACCAGGTTCTGCAGAACTCGCCGGAGCACGAGCTGATCGCCGGAGACGCGGGGAAGCTCGGGCTGCAGCATCATGCGGAGCGAGACCGCGCCGGGCGCGGCGATGCGCACGACTTCCTCGACCACGGCGTTCACGTCGCACGGCTCACGGGTGAGTTCGGGCGCCAGCCGGGCGTAGTTCCGAGCGAGGGTGTCGAGGTAAGAG carries:
- a CDS encoding pyridoxal-phosphate dependent enzyme; its protein translation is MSHPHLRPYDSVLETIGWTPLIRLGRIGGGIRTPVYGKAEYVNPGGSVKDRIGLAIIEDAERRGELKQGGTIVEGTSGNTGVGLAIAASLKGYHCIFTMPDKMSQEKVRLLKAYGAEVVITPTAVPPDHPDHYVMKAKQLVRETPGAILANQFYNPINPEAHYATTGPEIWEQTGGKITHFVAGAGTGGTISGAGKYLKEKNPKVRVIAGDPVGSLYTQYHQSKVLGEGHPYKVEGIGGDKIPTTLWFDWIDEFRQVPDRTSLTMARRLAREEGILAGGSAGLNVWLALEVAREVDDPAALVVTILADTGERYLSKVFSDEWMQENQMLEAPRVTVEQLLERRPANAPALVSVAPAAAVRQALNLMSTWSVSQIPVVDNGESVGGLIEGSLMTRALSQPALLDRPVREVMEAPFPEVDASTPTERVGSMLTRESPAALVRKNGQLIGIVSRYDVLQQMIGTR
- a CDS encoding energy transducer TonB, with amino-acid sequence MSRQVILTALALGIGLACRTRDDGTIRLTGETAAVSVDPADQPPVAVNPVSPVEYPAALREQGIEGRVVLRLYADSRGTLVAESTKVAESSGYPALDSAATTGAPKLRFSPALRNGRPVAGAFLQPIHFRIPRTRSTAP
- the mutS gene encoding DNA mismatch repair protein MutS, translating into MSREPAGSSAQPMLKHWREVKAQHPHTILFYRVGDFYEMFHEDAELAARVLEITLTSRGDGVPLAGVPVKAAADYLRLLIGAGHRVAICEQVEDPKLAKGLVRREVVETVTPGALLQEGWLAGAKNNFLVAVSGGEEAMGLAAIDLSTGEFLLETLAVADLLEALGRLGPAEVVLPADLSLTLADGILRTPREHWEFDPELAREELARRFSLAALDGLGIGAGDAAALGAAGALLRYLTELQPAGLPHLARPLVRRSEAFLWLDEMTRRNLELVEPLQAGARGCTLLETVDATVTPMGARLLRQWLLSPLRHPAQINQRLDAVEVAVRDGRGRGRLREALDGVRDIERLAGRAAAGRATPRELGALRDSFQRLPDVAEALSSLAASTLPGGGRAAALSDAGDELDLLADLGTELTAALETRLPPTLADGGVIRHGYDRELDELRSLRDGGRQYIASLQQRERERTGISSLKVGFNKVFGYYLEITNAHSAKVPADYERRQTLASAERYVTPELKDHEAKVLGAEERMGTREAELFGALRAAVGQAIGRIQRTARVLARLDVWAALADRAVAGRYVRPVVSEQFDLVLRESRHPVIERMMPRETFMPNDARFTESERVALVTGPNMAGKSTILRQIGLCVVLAQMGAFVPAAEASVGVVDRLFTRVGASDNLARGQSTFMVEMSETSAILHNATARSLVLLDEIGRGTSTYDGVAIAWAVTEHLHDRVGCKTMFATHYHELMQLPERLQHARNFNVAVRETGDTVIFLHRLEPGGTDRSYGVHVAQLAGLPDQIVLRAREILATLEGEHRVVPGAPPAPRDPGQLVLFVDPPPPDPMLAELRALDVDTLTPLEALNRLADLKRRAEDRR
- a CDS encoding VOC family protein, whose amino-acid sequence is MPQPFHFAFFVHDLASTRRFYGEILGCRQGRSTDTWVDFDFFGNQISAHTTGTVTPTQNTGQVEGIKVPMPHFGALLQWEEFGALQERIHAAGLPFILEPRIRYAGQPGEQATMFLLDPSGNALEFKSFRHPEHVFTA
- a CDS encoding FAD-dependent oxidoreductase, with protein sequence MSGTPVAVVGGGVIGASVAYHLALRGMRDVVVLDRSPGPGEGSTGRATGGFRAQFGTGINVRLSLLAREKLLRFSQEIGVDPGYLPAGYLWLATTEAELAELRAGRLLQRAEGLHEAVEVDAADIARLNPALRLDGVIGGTFCPTDGFIQPRRILEGYLAAAERCGVRIQWGTEVTGFVQREDGRIAGVETSRGRIDVDAVVNAAGAWAASVADLAGIDLPVVPLRRQVAVTTPCDLLPATMPMTLFAGDGFHLRVRDGRVMLLQPSPGVPGRPFDTRVDREWIDAVTETAHRRLPVLRRAAIDRAACWAGLYEVSPDKHAIVGAAPGCGNLFLINGSSGHGVMHAPALGQLLAEIICDGRASALDVTALRPSRFDEGAAVRGPGML
- a CDS encoding tetratricopeptide repeat protein encodes the protein MSRNATRLSLFAAAVLAPLATGCGGKDKPTTATTTISSGAVTPSATSSTPEASSTTGSATRAPANVSYDDAELAFRQGNYTEATDLFTGYTAHNPENAWGFYMLGLSAWKAGDQESSLEAFDQALRLDPNHRKSLLNSARVLLETARPKEALERVKQALAIEPMSNDGLRLLGRVHHELGEIPEAIDAYQRAIAIDDKDTWAMNNLGFIYIQQGRSDEALPPLARAVEIRGNVPVFQNNLGTALERTGHPAAARQAYEAALQADSSYAKASVALERVKSLEGGSDSATVDLAALSSQFQSQVEQWRNTSAPSDSAQTDSVETR
- a CDS encoding sigma-54 dependent transcriptional regulator, coding for MTLILVVDDVPAMAEQYAYDLRRIAGYEVIVAGDGRQALERLGGEAVDCILLDLEMPGMDGFEVLRVLEHRGSEVPVIVYTGTGNYDRCIQAIRLGAYGFIDKSEPMERVAQEIAGAVERRRLRAEVDALRRRFDAGSSLVGSSAAMARLREVVARVAPVPSTVLILGESGTGKELVARELHRLGPNPAAPFVAINSAALPESLIESELFGHERGAFTGAASTRKGAFEAAERGTLFLDEIGELPLASQAKLLRVLEERRVTRLGGSRTVLVEARVVAATNRDLDAAVAAGSFREDLYYRLNVHQVQVPPLRDRLSDVPEIAQKLASAICGSFGIRKKRLAPETLELLSAWEWRRNNVRELRNVVERMIIAADGEVVGPAEVPPEMRSAETGRGTPAGGGTFQELKAEAERRILITALERNGWQITRTAEELGLADHASLLKIMRRHGVRRPSEDVS